One segment of Synechococcus sp. A15-24 DNA contains the following:
- a CDS encoding sulfotransferase family protein: MSKSPRHFILFRDIPLLYGRVPKVANSSIKTTLCKLLSNRPDGGIKTTADRFWRENTHGETQLVTPQQARRLRSSHFSFSFVRNPFDRLVAAYNNKILEIEDVPMPMKTMGLHHGMAFDHFIEIVCKSDPELMDNHVRPQAEMLLCANKLVPKFVGRMEHMNDHWRRLRRRMKLEGLPTLGAIPQKNVRREGRSDIRVLFHSAALIDRVIERYEEDFKHFYGDYSVDALLDGHQLNKLPPLQRGVVKAKKRQRTKQNA, translated from the coding sequence ATGAGCAAGTCGCCTCGGCACTTCATCCTGTTTCGGGACATTCCGCTGTTGTACGGGCGCGTCCCGAAAGTGGCCAACTCCTCGATCAAAACCACGCTGTGCAAACTGTTGTCCAATCGTCCCGATGGAGGGATCAAAACGACTGCTGATCGATTCTGGCGTGAAAACACCCATGGTGAGACCCAGTTGGTCACTCCTCAGCAGGCCAGACGACTGCGTTCTAGCCACTTCAGTTTCAGCTTTGTTCGTAATCCGTTCGACCGGCTAGTAGCCGCCTACAACAACAAGATTCTGGAAATTGAGGATGTGCCGATGCCCATGAAAACAATGGGCCTCCACCACGGCATGGCCTTTGATCATTTCATCGAAATTGTCTGCAAGTCCGATCCTGAGCTGATGGACAACCATGTTCGTCCGCAGGCCGAGATGTTGCTTTGTGCGAACAAACTCGTCCCCAAATTTGTCGGGCGCATGGAACATATGAATGATCATTGGAGACGCTTACGTCGCCGGATGAAATTGGAGGGTCTCCCCACGCTTGGGGCCATCCCACAGAAAAATGTCCGTCGCGAAGGGCGTAGTGATATTCGCGTGCTGTTCCATTCCGCAGCGCTGATTGACAGAGTCATCGAACGCTATGAAGAGGATTTCAAGCACTTCTATGGTGACTACAGCGTCGACGCCCTGCTCGACGGCCATCAACTTAACAAGCTACCCCCTCTCCAACGAGGCGTGGTCAAGGCCAAGAAGCG